The Megalops cyprinoides isolate fMegCyp1 chromosome 10, fMegCyp1.pri, whole genome shotgun sequence genome window below encodes:
- the setd2 gene encoding histone-lysine N-methyltransferase SETD2 isoform X1 gives MGDFYDPEHPTEEEGGDAVAKNESLSKPVLLKGLPPKSVGSSRLLPKGTKSKVNLEEQGRQKVSFSFSQTKKPLQNLFLAPLSPEKPPCDLQFSAPHPPTSPPQDRAGLPASSRNEPTEPQPPTPATEPLAPQSAVPSPPKAKLDPGKMHFKKQILSVSANLEQVTDIANASPGEPSYLEQDAVVKSVARPEAENPENPTHHVIATDSALEEPVTGGVLEGRPDLCLKGPIDNSHIGKEDRDRPCAAESAETSENRKNQSQSDSTLPGSESDGDSVRTSSSHKSGDLKSTAKVDGRSKDIKRNSSGSRGEESEKSSQVRSEKDERFSSHMKSERESRRTSSRSSRSDKDRRKSKSRSRSRSRSRSRGSRTSSSYSRSERSLRNDRLSRADRSHYRDSDRRSHRSSPHRERRSSRSRGERRSRDSSDSEDDHRRSRTRASDSNRSSTHSSSYRESKSSSSYSKSEKDSKSTESSRSSEPEKRTQLYSRSKRYSTKTLEPEPIRRSSPEVESSHRKDSSSVSVEPQATSPKKVDKLDSQQVSPSKPSLNLMGVDRQSQDKLSSPEKLQTQSNSDRLSPCRDSGEKVASQLADSSLSEDMDSIKTNQAAVVSNTERTQHLTVPESCSTDDSVPQGCDQTDSSNEFACSRAKQASNYSLRSKSKSQSLESSSPQKLMPSVGPTPECQPSQSQGSDLPDKCTSLPDTSSSSETFRERQKKGEDCTVSKTLLEDVGKRLVVAHCEANIPSHTLALNHQICSKDYSSSGPLENTVTFIGSSEGSGGTDVLQVLHNEAQSKAVSCQMTDSLEVINGLSANKQEIPGAVDIVSENPLPEVTQDGLCIQPQIHIAKDSSEEQTYTANTTANFSSIDGLEQNPLQIKQNAIMSKLNAAGSEEKFLGGNENTKPMELIQASQNKSSVKVTECMGEGLQPEQLNNADQQRPGFLKTKKSNVKKSRWDIVGQDNPDYENSLKMPCHENKPAVKKVISVKSIEFSKEPSSEDACLKKESSLKQENPAPAQHNSTRETQMFSKRLVVGVKKENVGTQGDSSLRSLVETKLPETSESAPQSQLCDTSTGAEDVKPHTDVDFKYPTKSNHSSSGLQDDTRKQERMGEGDQRQDSTWRKKLGSGSNVSLDQDVGGHSEESDTEESESDSDDSSVPKKRLHSVVVVPKNSTLTLETRAILASSSSHSDIPGQVPGEWKERSWMEPSSQQADRSESVSREVPERGFPIPLSESSQHSLQAGANVKPPFATPQSTAYQSQSNTVDSTSQLEAARGPGPQHHVEQNPNTHVKPKTTATLSHTGTFHNPEDSWIDARHCDGPDSWHGQKRMPRYQQADFSGSDEFDSHGWDFTQPEQPSSTYQQPDSSFGVQKPSQSANPTQLCGQGSSYWTPPPVSEGCRPAYLPVPSHYREPLGQVQPDSLTNDCDEDSRGRAGPHGRAAIVTSDLPPASSSFVQAHEISSNCRGLVSAASESTAILDTPRGEDRERPHRGRGPPKKRRPELESDSENEAEVGLSSKRERLSEEDGLRTSKDPGETPTQTTAAERPLLSLQDFQDPVTWKELAKAKKMPPYFDLIEENLYLTERKKNKSHRDIKRMQCECAVLSREERARGATACGEDCLNRLLMIECSSRCLNGAYCSNRRFQMKQHADFEVILTENKGWGLRAAKDLTPNTFVLEYCGEVLDHKEFKARVKEYARSKNIHYYFMALKNNEIIDATLKGNCSRFMNHSCEPNCETQKWTVNGQLRVGFFTTKAVTAGTELTFDYQFQRYGKEAQKCLCGAPSCRGFLGGENRVSIRAAGGKMKKERSRKKDSVSALTTVDEELEALLENGEGLSDEKQVVSLCRLMVRVETIEQKLTCLKLIQNTQNPACLKQFLDHHGLSLLWIFMVELSEAKGNNIKLQLEIMKSLAVLPISTKNMLEESRVLQFIQRWAQNQALPPPAEQDGYSSENTSRAQTPLNTPDGPPVKPGQELDGDTPKRAVYRRLKIISENSLDSALSDASKASDGKEDEEEEEEEEEEEDDSSQAEPAESCQAEPEPVAEEPAEAVEKQEPAEPMEGVREAETETKEAAEGEQEQEGERTEGQEAEVPLSQAGGEQDTEKNETERETEEETGVVLAVAAGSEANSPVSQTEQPSQTTPGEEPPRVEETKAEEAVGVEEAVDASAGVEQGVEGAAGAEESAAVEETPCVQEPPAPVEMGVCESGGEAAAAGNSVTTAEPVAVGTPSQDEEEGVSDVESERSQEPPLRAADIADMAARLLDSWKDLKEVYRIPKKSQVEKEPNERSRDRDAPMTPRTPSGSREREREKDRDRDRDRDRDCERDRDRDRDRTRERDRDRDAERTPRSVERRRRRASLSPPPSAYDRSSRRGDDRYDHPNSSKKKGRTKERNKLTTEERRKLFEQEVAQREAQKQQQLQTMAYDALGYSSSPHGFLGYPPGYPIQTYVDPSNPNAGKVLLPTPSVEPLCAAGAAAAALPYEPAAAPTQPLIPDLGLASPSPTSQAPAVSSMQHAAAPLEMPPQYVQPGVAAQDPAVAVLPVPAQSAGVQVQGQQGYASLWDPGMQQALAVQPPPAQQYPAAPAAQPQTAIYYPGQPCQTVYSIPAAYPQTNTPVIQQTYTEPSAGYLQGQQVFTGHQQGVVLQQAGTVTTIVTAQTVQQEMMVPNSLMDLPPPSPPKPKTIVLPPSWKVARDPEGKIYYYHVITRQTQWDPPCWEGSGVEPDNASVDHEAEMDLGTPTYDENPSKFSTKTAEADTSSELAKKSKEVFRKEMSQFIVQCLNPYRKPDCKLGRISNTEDFKHLARKLTHGVMNKELKSCKNPEDLECNENVKHKTKEYIKKYMQKFGPIYRPKEDTEVD, from the exons GGAAGAGGGAGGTGATGCAGTG GCCAAGAATGAGAGCCTCTCCAAGCCTGTCCTGCTCAAAGGTCTGCCACCCAAAAGTGTGGGGTCCAGCCGCCTTCTACCCAAAGGCACCAAGTCAAAGGTGAATTTGGAGGAGCAGGGCCGGCAGAAAGTCTCCTTCAGCTTCAGCCAGACCAAGAAACCTTTACAGAACCTTTTCCTGGCTCCCCTCAGCCCTGAAAAACCTCCATGTGACCTCCAGTTCTctgctccccaccccccaacctcacCTCCCCAGGACAGAGCCGGGCTGCCAGCAAGCAGCAGGAACGAACCAACCGAGCCACAGCCACCCACCCCTGCCACAGAGCCCCTGGCACCCCAGTCTGCAGTCCCCTCGCCCCCCAAAGCCAAGCTGGACCCAGGAAAGATGCACTTTAAGAAGCAGATCCTTAGTGTGTCTGCTAATCTGGAACAGGTGACAGACATAGCTAATGCCTCGCCCGGGGAACCCTCTTATTTAGAGCAGGATGCTGTAGTTAAATCAGTAGCCAGACCAGAAGCAGAGAACCCAGAGAACCCGACCCACCACGTCATTGCCACTGATTCCGCCCTTGAGGAGCCAGTCACAGGAGGAGTGCTTGAGGGAAGGCCAGACCTCTGTCTCAAGGGCCCTATTGATAATTCCCATATTGGGAAAGAGGACAGGGACCGTCCGTGTGCAGCAGAGTCTGCTGAAACTTCAGAGAACAGGAAGAACCAGTCCCAGTCAGACAGTACTCTTCCTGGCTCGGAGTCTGATGGCGACTCAGTGCGGACGTCTTCCAGCCACAAGTCAGGTGACCTCAAGAGCACAGCTAAGGTAGATGGTCGGAGCAAGGACATTAAGAGAAACTCCTCTGGTTCCAGAGGGGAGGAGTCTGAAAAGTCCTCCCAGGTAAGGTCTGAGAAGGATGAAAGGTTCTCCAGTCATATGAAGTCAGAACGCGAGTCAAGACGCACATCCTCACGGTCCTCTCGTTCAGACAAAGACCGGAGGAAGTCGAAGAGTCGGTCACGGTCACGGTCCCGTTCCCGATCTAGAGGCTCCAGGACAAGTTCCTCCTACTCCAGATCTGAGAGGTCATTGAGGAACGATAGACTATCCAGGGCGGACAGGTCCCACTACCGCGACTCTGATCGGAGGTCTCATAGGAGCTCCCCGCATCGAGAGAGGAGGTCATCTCGCTCTCGAGGTGAGCGCAGGTCCCGTGATAGCTCCGACTCAGAGGACGACCACCGAAGGAGTCGAACTCGGGCCAGCGACTCCAACCGGTCCTCTACTCACTCTAGCTCTTACAGGGAATCCAAATCATCTTCATCATATTCTAAATCTGAAAAGGACTCCAAATCCACAGAATCCTCTCGCTCCTCTGAGCCAGAGAAAAGGACACAGTTATATTCAAGGTCCAAGAGATACTCCACAAAGACTCTGGAGCCTGAGCCTATCAGAAGGAGCTCTCCAGAAGTGGAATCCAGTCACAGGAAGGATTCGTCCTCAGTTTCAGTAGAGCCACAGGCTACATCGCCCAAAAAAGTAGATAAGTTGGATTCTCAGCAAGTGTCACCCTCCAAGCCCTCACTCAATCTGATGGGAGTTGACAGACAATCACAGGACAAGTTGAGCAGTCCAGAAAAATTACAAACACAGTCAAACTCTGACAGACTGAGTCCTTGCAGAGACAGTGGGGAAAAAGTGGCATCTCAGCTGGCTGACAGTAGCTTGAGTGAGGACATGGACAGCATTAAAACCAACCAGGCTGCTGTTGTATCCAATACTGAAAGAACTCAACACCTAACTGTGCCTGAATCTTGCTCTACTGATGACTCAGTGCCTCAAGGCTGTGATCAGACTGACTCTTCCAATGAATTTGCCTGCAGTAGGGCTAAACAGGCGTCCAACTATAGTTTGCGTTCCAAGTCTAAATCCCAAAGCCTGGAATCTTCATCACCACAGAAACTGATGCCCTCTGTTGGTCCAACACCCGAGTGCCAGCCTAGTCAGAGCCAAGGGTCAGACCTCCCTGACAAATGCACCAGTTTGCCTGatacttcctcctcctctgagacattcagagaaaggcagaagaaaggagaggacTGCACAGTAAGCAAAACCCTCTTGGAAGATGTAGGAAAAAGGTTAGTGGTTGCCCATTGTGAGGCTAATATTCCTTCACACACATTAGCTCTCAATCACCAAATTTGTTCAAAAGACTATAGCTCAAGTGGCCCTTTAGAGAATACTGTTACTTTTATAGGCTCATCTGAAGGATCGGGTGGAACAGATGTGCTTCAGGTGCTCCATAATGAAGCACAGTCAAAGGCAGTGAGTTGTCAGATGACTGATAGCCTTGAGGTTATAAATGGCTTGTCTGCAAACAAGCAGGAGATCCCAGGAGCAGTGGATATTGTTTCTGAAAACCCTCTTCCAGAGGTTACTCAAGACGGACTGTGTATACAGCCTCAAATCCATATAGCTAAAGACTCTTCAGAGGAGCAGACATACACTGCAAACACCACCGCTAACTTCTCCAGCATTGACGGGCTAGAACAGAATCCCCTTCAAATTAAGCAAAATGCAATTATGTCAAAGTTAAATGCAGCAGGTTCTGAGGAAAAATTCCTAGGTGGAAATGAGAACACTAAACCCATGGAACTTATACAGGCCAGCCAAAACAAGTCTAGTGTAAAAGTCACAGAGTGTATGGGTGAAGGCCTGCAGCCCGAACAACTGAATAATGCTGATCAGCAGAGGCCTGGgtttttgaaaaccaaaaaaagcaaTGTGAAAAAATCTCGCTGGGACATTGTGGGACAGGACAACCCTGACTATGAAAACTCTCTCAAGATGCCCTGCCATGAGAATAAACCCGCTGTGAAAAAGGTCATCTCTGTTAAGAGTATAGAGTTCTCAAAAGAACCTAGTTCGGAGGATGCATGCCTCAAAAAGGAATCCAGTCTCAAGCAGGAGAACCCTGCACCAGCTCAGCATAACTCGACCAGGGAAACACAGATGTTTTCCAAAAGGCTTGTTGTTGGtgtgaaaaaagagaatgtGGGGACTCAAGGGGACAGTTCCCTGAGATCTCTGGTAGAAACCAAACTACCAGAGACATCAGAAAGTGCTCCACAGTCCCAACTATGTGACACTAGCACTGGGGCAGAAGATGTCAAACCTCACACTGATGTGGATTTTAAATACCCTACAAAGTCAAATCACTCCTCATCCGGACTCCAAGATGATACAAGGAAGCAAGAGAGGATGGGTGAGGGCGACCAACGGCAGGATAGTACATGGAGAAAAAAGCTGGGTAGCGGTAGTAATGTGTCCTTGGACCAGGATGTTGGGGGTCATAGTGAAGAGAGCGATACTGAGGAGTCAGAATCCGACTCTGATGATAGTAGCGTCCCCAAGAAGCGACTCCATTCTGTGGTTGTTGTGCCAAAAAATTCTACCCTTACTCTGGAGACAAGGGCAATTTTAGCTTCATCCTCTAGCCACAGTGACATCCCTGGGCAGGTGCCTGGGGAGTGGAAGGAGCGGAGCTGGATGGAGCCCAGCAGCCAACAGGCTGACCGGAGTGAAAGTGTCAGCAGAGAGGTCCCTGAGAGAGGATTTCCCATCCCGCTTTCTGAAAGCAGCCAGCATAGCCTTCAAGCTGGTGCGAACGTGAAGCCTCCCTTTGCCACCCCCCAAAGCACAGCCTATCAGTCCCAAAGCAATACGGTTGACAGTACCAGTCAGCTAGAGGCTGCTCGTGGACCCGGCCCCCAGCATCATGTGGAACAAAACCCCAACACCCACGTGAAACCAAAGaccacagcaacactgagtCACACTGGTACCTTTCATAATCCAGAGGATTCCTGGATTGACGCACGGCACTGCGACGGGCCTGACAGTTGGCATGGTCAGAAGAGGATGCCCCGTTACCAGCAGGCAGACTTCTCAGGCTCTGATGAATTTGACAGCCATGGTTGGGACTTCACACAGCCAGAGCAGCCCAGCAGCACATACCAGCAACCAGACAGCAGCTTTGGGGTGCAGAAACCTTCCCAGTCAGCCAACCCCACCCAATTGTGTGGTCAAGGCAGTAGTTACTGGACTCCACCCCCTGTGTCTGAAGGCTGCCGACCTGCTTACCTCCCTGTGCCTTCACACTATCGTGAGCCTTTGGGGCAGGTACAACCTGACTCTTTGACGAATGATTGCGATGAGGACAGTAGGGGGAGGGCAGGACCCCATGGCAGAGCAGCAATAGTGACCTCCGACCTTcctccagcctcctcctcttttgTCCAAGCCCATGAGATCAGCAGCAACTGCAGGGGCCTTGTGAGTGCTGcctcagagagcacagccatACTCGACACCCccaggggagaggacagagaaaggcCTCATCGGGGCAGGGGGCCGCCTAAGAAGAGGCGGCCAGAGCTGGAGTCAGACTCTGAGAATGAGGCAGAGGTGGGGCTGTCCAGCAAGAGGGAGCGCTTGTCGGAGGAAGATGGCTTAAGGACGTCAAAAGACCCTGGGGAGACCCCAACCCAAACCACCGCAGCAGAGCGGCCCCTACTCAGTCTGCAGGACTTCCAGGACCCTGTAACCTGGAAGGAGCTGGCAAAGGCCAAAAAGATGCCACCTTACTTTGACCTCATTGAAGAAAACCTGTACCTGACAGAGCG GAAGAAGAACAAGTCTCACCGGGACATCAAGCGCatgcagtgtgagtgtgcggtGCTTTCGCGGGAGGAACGGGCCCGCGGGGCCACGGCCTGCGGGGAGGATTGCCTCAACCGCCTGCTGATGATCGAGTG CTCGTCTCGATGCCTGAACGGGGCATACTGTTCCAACCGGCGCTTCCAGATGAAGCAGCATGCTGACTTTGAGGTCATCTTGACAGAGAACAAGGGCTGGGGACTGAGGGCAGCCAAGGACCTGACACC GAACACCTTTGTGCTGGAGTACTGTGGGGAGGTGCTGGACCACAAAGAGTTCAAAGCCCGAGTGAAAGAGTATGCCCGCAGCAAAAATATCCACTACTACTTCATGGCTTTGAAGAACAATGAG ATCATTGACGCTACACTGAAGGGGAACTGCTCTCGCTTCATGAACCACAGCTGTGAACCCAACTGCGAGACCCAGAAG TGGACAGTAAACGGTCAGCTTAGAGTGGGCTTCTTCACCACCAAGGCCGTCACAGCTGGTACAGAGCTCACGTTTGACTACCAATTCCAGAGATATGG gaAAGAGGCGCAGAAGTGCCTGTGCGGGGCGCCCAGCTGCCGGGGCTTCCTGGGCGGGGAGAACCGGGTCAGCATCCGTGCCGCAGGAGGGAAGATGAAGAAAGAGCGCTCGCGGAAGAAGGACTCAGTGAGCGCGCTCACCACG GTGGATGAAGAGCTGGAGGCGCTGCTGGAGAACGGAGAGGGTCTGTCCGATGAGAAGCAGGTTGTCTCGCTGTGTCGGCTCATGGTTCGAGTGGAGACCATTGAGCAGAAACTCACCTGCCTCAAACTCATCCAG AACACCCAGAATCCAGCCTGCCTGAAGCAGTTCCTGGATCACCACGGCCTCTCGCTGCTCTGGATCTTCATGGTGGAGCTGTCTGAGGCCAAGGGAAACAACATCAAGCTGCAGCTAGAG ATCATGAAGAGCTTGGCGGTTCTTCCCATCTCGACCAAGAACATGCTGGAGGAGAGCCGGGTCCTGCAGTTCATCCAGCGTTGGGCCCAAAACCAGGCCCTCCCCCCACCTGCTGAGCAGGATGGGTATTCCAGCGAGAACACGTCCCGTGCACAGACGCCCCTGAATACTCCTGACGGGCCCCCTGTGAAACCAGGCCAGGAGCTGGACGGTGACACGCCCAAACGGGCAGTCTACCGCCGCCTGAAGATCATCAGCGAGAACAGCCTGGACAGCGCGCTCTCCGACGCCAGCAAGGCCTCCGACGggaaggaggatgaggaggaagaggaggaggaggaggaggaagaggatgactCCTCTCAGGCCGAGCCTGCCGAGAGCTGTCAGGCAGAACCTGAGCCAGTGGCGGAAGAGCCTGCAGAGGCGGTGGAGAAGCAGGAGCCAGCAGAGCCTATGGAGGGCGTCAGAGAGGCCGAAACGGAGACCAAGGAGGCTGCAGAGggggaacaggagcaggagggggagaggacagaggggcagGAAGCAGAAGTACCCCTCAGCCAGGCAGGGGGGGAGCAGGACACTGaaaagaatgagacagagagggagacggaggagGAGACCGGGGTGGTGCTGGCTGTAGCCGCGGGGTCAGAGGCAAACAGTCCTGTATCTCAAACAGAGCAGCCGAGTCAGACCACCCCAGGGGAGGAGCCTCCCAGAGTGGAGGAGACCAAGGCGGAGGAGGCCGTGGGTGTAGAGGAAGCTGTGGACGCTTCCGCGGGTGTAGAGCAGGGTGTGGAGGGGGCCGCTGGGGCGGAGGAGAGCGCAGCTGTAGAGGAGACCCCCTGTGTCCAGGAGCCACCCGCGCCAGTGGAGATGGGCGTGTGCGAGTCAGGAGGGGAGGCGGCCGCCGCGGGGAACAGCGTCACCACGGCAGAGCCCGTTGCCGTAGGGACGCCATCGCAGGACGAGGAGGAGGGCGTGTCGGACGTGGAGAGCGAGAGAAGCCAGGAGCCGCCGCTCCGAGCCGCCGACATCGCCGACATGGCCGCACGACTGCTGGACAGCTGGAAGGACCTGAAG gaggtGTACAGGATTCCCAAGAAGAGCCAGGTGGAGAAGGAGCCCAATG AGCGCAGCCGGGACCGAGACGCCCCCATGACCCCTCGCACGCCCTCGGGCAGCCgcgagcgagagagggagaaggaccGCGACCGCGACAGGGACCGGGACCGCGACTGCGAGAGAGACCGGGACCGCGATCGAGACCGCACCCGCGAGCGGGACCGGGACCGCGACGCGGAGAGGACGCCCCGCAGCGTGGAGCGCCGGAGACGCCGCGCGTCCCTGTCCCCCCCTCCGTCCGCATACGACAGGAGCAGCCGGCGCGGCGACGACCG CTACGATCACCccaacagcagcaaaaagaaGGGGCGGACGAAGGAGCGCAACAAGCTGACGACCGAGGAGCGGCGGAAGCTGTTCGAGCAGGAGGTGGCGCAGCGGGAGGcgcagaagcagcagcagctgcagaccaTGGCCTACGACGCCCTGGGCTACTCCTCCAGCCCCCACGGCTTCCTGGGCTACCCGCCCGGCTACCCCATCCAGACCTACGTGGACCCCAGCAACCCCAACGCCGGCAAGGTGCTGCTGCCCACCCCCTCGGTGGAGCCGCTGTGCGCGGCGGgggccgccgccgccgccctcCCCTATGAGCCGGCCGCCGCCCCCACGCAGCCCCTGATCCCCGACCTGGGCCTGGCCTCGCCCTCGCCCACCTCACAGGCCCCGGCCGTCTCCAGCATGCAGCACGCCGCCGCGCCGCTGGAGATGCCGCCGCAGTACGTGCAGCCGGGCGTGGCGGCGCAGGACCCCGCCGTGGCCGTCCTGCCGGTGCCCGCGCAGTCGGCCGGCGTGCAGGTGCAGGGCCAGCAGGGCTACGCCTCGCTGTGGGACCCGGGCATGCAGCAGGCCCTCGCGGTGCAGCCGCCGCCCGCCCAGCAGTAccccgccgcccccgccgcccAGCCCCAAACCGCCATCTACTACCCAGGCCAGCCGTGCCAGACCGTCTACAGCATCCCCGCTGCCTACCCTCAGACCAACACACCTGTCATTCAG CAGACCTACACAGAGCCTTCGGCGGGATACCTGCAGGGACAGCAGGTTTTCACAGgccaccagcagggggtggtGCTGCAGCAGGCAGGCACCGTCACCACCATCGTCACAGCGCAGACTGTTCAGCAG GAGATGATGGTCCCTAACAGTTTAATGGACCTgcccccaccctcacctcccAAACCCAAAACCATCGTCTTGCCACCCAGCTGGAAGGTGGCGCGGGACCCAGAAGGCAAGATCTACTACTACCACGTCATCACCAG GCAAACACAGTGGGATCCTCCATGCTGGGAAGGAAGCGGCGTAGAGCCTGACAATGCCAGCGTAGACCATGAGGCCGAGATGGACCTTGGGACACCAACCTACGATGAAAACCCCTCCAAG TTCTCCACCAAGACGGCAGAGGCAGACACTTCCAGTGAGCTGGCCAAGAAGAGCAAGGAGGTGTTCCGCAAGGAG ATGTCGCAGTTCATCGTGCAGTGCCTGAACCCGTACCGCAAACCGGACTGCAAGCTGGGACGCATCAGCAACACGGAGGACTTCAAACACCTGGCAAGAaag CTGACCCATGGTGTGATGAACAAGGAGCTCAAGTCCTGCAAGAACCCAGAGGACCTGGAGTGCAACGAGAACGTCAAGCACAAGACCAAGGAGTACATCAAGAAGTACATGCAGAAGTTCGGCCCCATATACAGACCCAAGGAGGACACGGAGGTGGACTGA